Proteins encoded together in one bacterium window:
- a CDS encoding aspartate-semialdehyde dehydrogenase has product MGGMRVAVAGATGAVGREMLKILAERKFPASEVVALASERSVGKKVPYAGGELEVRLLAPDAFEGVQLALFSAGGACSLEFAPAAVKAGAVVVDNSSAFRMDPEVPLVVPEVNPDAAAAHRGIIANPNCSTIQMVVALKPLHDSARIRRIVVSTYQAVSGAGQSAIEELRDQVEKGSESVPQVFPHPIAFNCLPQIDVFLDGGATKEEQKMVDETRKILGAPDLPVSATCVRVPVYNAHSESVNVEFERDISPEEARDLLAAAPGVEVVDNPEQGAYPMPIRADGADPVFVGRIRRDPSRENTLNLWVVADNLRKGAALNAIQIAELLLARGLLKAATETRGSI; this is encoded by the coding sequence ATGGGCGGCATGCGCGTCGCCGTGGCCGGTGCGACCGGCGCGGTGGGCCGGGAGATGCTGAAGATACTCGCCGAGCGGAAGTTTCCGGCGAGCGAGGTGGTGGCGCTCGCGAGCGAGCGGAGCGTCGGCAAGAAGGTCCCCTACGCCGGGGGCGAGCTCGAGGTGCGCCTTCTGGCGCCGGATGCCTTCGAGGGGGTGCAGCTCGCGCTGTTTTCCGCGGGCGGGGCGTGTTCGCTTGAGTTCGCTCCCGCTGCGGTGAAGGCGGGCGCGGTCGTCGTGGACAACTCGAGCGCCTTCCGCATGGACCCCGAGGTACCGCTCGTCGTCCCCGAAGTAAACCCCGATGCGGCGGCTGCGCACCGGGGGATCATCGCCAACCCGAACTGCTCGACGATCCAGATGGTGGTGGCGCTCAAGCCGCTGCACGATTCCGCCCGCATCCGCCGGATTGTCGTCAGCACCTACCAGGCGGTCAGCGGGGCGGGCCAGAGCGCGATCGAGGAGCTGCGCGATCAGGTCGAAAAGGGAAGCGAGAGCGTCCCCCAGGTTTTCCCGCATCCCATTGCCTTCAACTGCCTGCCGCAGATTGATGTCTTTCTCGATGGCGGCGCGACGAAGGAAGAGCAGAAGATGGTGGACGAGACGCGCAAGATACTCGGTGCGCCCGATCTTCCGGTCAGCGCGACCTGCGTGCGGGTTCCGGTCTACAATGCGCACTCCGAATCGGTGAACGTGGAATTCGAGCGCGACATCTCTCCCGAGGAGGCCCGTGATCTTCTGGCCGCCGCCCCGGGAGTCGAGGTGGTGGACAACCCGGAGCAGGGCGCCTACCCGATGCCGATCCGCGCCGACGGGGCGGACCCGGTTTTCGTCGGGCGCATCCGGCGCGATCCCTCGCGGGAAAATACGCTGAACCTGTGGGTGGTGGCGGACAACCTTCGGAAAGGGGCCGCCCTGAACGCCATCCAGATTGCGGAGCTTCTGCTCGCCCGGGGGCTGTTGAAGGCCGCAACAGAGACGAGGGGATCGATTTGA
- a CDS encoding 3-isopropylmalate dehydrogenase: EASTLRPEAVRGLDLLVVREGVGGIYFGKPRGIDNIGNGNERAVDTMVYTTPEIQRIVRMGFEMARVRRGKLCSVDKENVLDNSRLWRRVATGVGKEYPDVELSHMYVDNAAMQLIRNPLQFDVIVTGNMFGDILSDAASMLTGSIGMLASANLNESGFGLYEPVHGTAPDIEGQDVANPIAAIMSAAMLCRYSLKRADAAEAIESAVAQVLEEGYRTADIYTDGMKKVGCAEMGGRVKELLGGK; the protein is encoded by the coding sequence GAGGCCTCCACCCTGCGGCCCGAGGCCGTCCGGGGGCTCGACCTTCTGGTGGTGCGCGAGGGGGTGGGCGGCATTTACTTCGGCAAGCCCCGCGGGATTGATAACATCGGGAACGGCAACGAGCGGGCGGTGGACACCATGGTGTACACGACGCCCGAGATTCAGCGAATCGTGCGGATGGGCTTCGAGATGGCCAGGGTGCGGAGGGGCAAGCTCTGCTCGGTGGACAAGGAAAACGTCCTCGACAACAGCCGTCTCTGGCGGCGGGTGGCGACGGGCGTCGGGAAGGAGTATCCCGATGTCGAGCTCTCCCACATGTACGTGGACAACGCGGCGATGCAGCTCATCCGCAATCCGCTGCAGTTCGACGTGATCGTGACCGGCAACATGTTCGGAGACATCCTGAGCGATGCCGCCTCGATGCTGACCGGCTCGATTGGGATGCTCGCCTCAGCCAATCTCAACGAGTCCGGCTTCGGGCTCTACGAGCCGGTGCACGGCACCGCGCCCGACATCGAGGGGCAGGATGTGGCGAACCCCATCGCCGCCATCATGTCCGCCGCCATGCTCTGCCGCTATTCGCTCAAGCGGGCCGACGCGGCCGAGGCGATCGAGAGCGCCGTGGCCCAAGTGCTTGAGGAAGGCTACCGCACGGCCGATATCTATACGGACGGGATGAAGAAAGTGGGCTGCGCCGAGATGGGCGGCCGGGTGAAGGAACTCCTCGGAGGGAAGTGA